The Vibrio gazogenes DNA segment CAATATTGGCTGGTTTTCACCGCTCCGGTGTCTTGGTCGATGGAAAGTCCTTTTTCTTTATGCCAATCTGTAAACCAAAATATCAGTCACGACGTTAAAACCGACTAATTTTTGCACAACGTATATACTTCAGGTAAGTGGACACAACTCAGGAGGCAGTGATGGAAATCTATCAACACGACATGTCGGATCTATTCGAACAGCTTGGTCTCGGAAGTTCACCGGAAGAAATCAAAGCGTTCGTGAAAAACCATCGACATTCACGAGACTCAACACTGATACATGAAGCCAGCTTTTGGACAGCTTCCCAATCCGCTTTTTTGAAACAGGCAATTGAGGACGATGCGGATTGGGTCGAGTTGGTGGATCAACTCGATGTGATGCTGCGCGACGAATAGATCAATCACGTTTCTGGGGTAAAAAAGATTTTACCCCATCACTAAATCAGCCATCACCGATATCAAATATTGAGATTTCTGCACCTCTTGGAACAAATCAAACCGATATAAGCCAAGAGATAGGCTGATATAACTACATACTGCCTCGGCAGTAACTCACCCAGACCTGATCACTGCCACAACCGCTATCGACGACACAATCGAGACTTTTCTTTTGTACTTGCATTGAAAGCAACCATGAATAGAACTCTTTAAAATGTGGTTTATCCATATTCAATCTAAAATATTGCGGTCTAACACCTGCACATTGTCCCTGATGAGTCCCATTGAGATAAAATCGGCCGTCTGTTCCCATGTGAATATAATTGGGCACACCTAAACTAATCCATCCACGACCATTTCCTTGCGCGTCTAAAGCGAATGAATTCACATGCACCATAAGGCCAATCACGAAAATAAATATTTTTTTCATAAAGATTCCAATTCTATGATTTTAAAGTAAGTGTTGGGATTTCAAAAAGTCATTTAAAAATATTTCCCAGCCAACATAATCTAGACCAGCTAAATTTAAATAGCGGCACTTGATATGCATGAGGTTTATATCACACAGATATAATAAGGAAAAGTTCATTCACTATTATAGAAAATGCGCGCATGGCAAAAATTTGCTCAAACAAGCGACATCGTCAATGCAAATTGCTCAAAATAAAAACGTTCAGGCAGTATCATGTGCTGCCTGAACGTTTTTATATCACACGCTCTTTGAAACTCGCGGCCTACCCGATTCATGGCTCATTCTATCGATTATGGCCAAGCACGTTTTTTACCGCCATTGGCTTTAATCAGCTCAATCGCTTTCTTCGATTTATCTTCAATCGACCGTAAACTACGCGTGACTTTCTCCTGAAACTCAGCTTTACTCTGACCATATTCCTCAGGCGGGGTTGATGCGTGTGATTGCAATTGGTGGATCATCTGAACCAGTTGCTTATTCTGTGCTTCGAGTGACTTCACCTTCGCAGTCAACTCTCGCAACATACCATTCTGCTCTTGGATTCGAGATTCTATGTTATTGAAAGACTGGAGTATTTGTCCGATATTTTGATCTGCCATCGCTATATCCAATTAGACCTACATCCCTCAAGTGTAGGTCAGACTTCGCGATTTATTCGACCAATGTAGACGCCCAATGTCATGATGATAGAAACCCCTGTTTATCACCATTCGTCCGTGATTTGAAGCGGGGCGGCCTCTGCCGCCCCGAAACAATCCGCCCTATCTGAAGCTAGTGATAATTCTCTTGCGCTTGATAATAATTATCCCGAAAAGCCAGACTCCCCCACATTGCATAGGCGTGAGCCCTTTCTACGACAGGTTCAGCCACAGGATGGTCGGTTAACGTATCCTTTTGCGGATCATACTGATACGTTGTAATCCCCTGCTCAGGACGAATCACCACCACTTGATTATCGGCGGTCATCCAACCAAAGTTTTTATCCCGTTGCATCAAGGCCCGCTGTTTGTCGACCGGCACTGTTTTGGTCATATCATTGCCGACCATCGGATTGATACTACTGATCCCCGCCAGAGATAATAGTGTCGGTGGCAGATCAATCTGACTGACCAACCGATCATCCAGTCGGTGTTCAATACCACCACCAAAGATAATCGCCGGAATTTTAAAGTGGCCGATAGGCACCGGTAAATTACCGCTGGTTCGGGCATCATGGTCAGCCACAGCGACAAA contains these protein-coding regions:
- a CDS encoding DUF2789 domain-containing protein, whose amino-acid sequence is MEIYQHDMSDLFEQLGLGSSPEEIKAFVKNHRHSRDSTLIHEASFWTASQSAFLKQAIEDDADWVELVDQLDVMLRDE